A region from the Agrococcus sp. SL85 genome encodes:
- a CDS encoding alanine racemase, whose product MHLASAQPWSREGHWRRLDGAVAGLDGPLAALSLDALAHNARTMVALAAGLPLRLATKSIRSRDVVHAVLASEGWRGVLAATLPEALWLAETVDDVLLGYPTADRAALAALAADERGRARITLMVDDVAQLDLIDAAAPAHPELRVAIELDLALVRGPIRYGVRRSPVREPEQAVALGRAIAQRPGFRLVGLMGYESQVAGVQDARWRGSAPPAAVRTMQRLSMRDAIERRGAVVAALAEVAELELVNGGGTGSIGRTARDPSVTEVAAGSGLYGPHLFDGYRGITPAPALGFALPVVRRPGPGCVTLLGGGWAASGPAGDDRSPIVAWPTGLRLDEEEGAGEVQTPVRGEAADDLALGDRVWLRHAKAGELCERVDVLHVVSGTEVIGTAATYRGAGRMLL is encoded by the coding sequence GTGCACCTCGCGTCGGCCCAGCCCTGGTCGCGCGAGGGGCACTGGCGTCGCCTCGACGGCGCGGTCGCCGGGCTCGACGGCCCGCTCGCGGCGCTCTCGCTCGACGCGCTCGCGCACAACGCCCGGACGATGGTCGCGCTCGCGGCCGGCCTGCCGCTGCGGCTCGCGACGAAGTCGATCCGCTCGCGCGACGTCGTCCACGCGGTCCTCGCGAGCGAGGGCTGGCGGGGTGTGCTCGCCGCGACGCTGCCGGAGGCGCTGTGGCTCGCCGAGACGGTCGACGACGTGCTCCTCGGCTATCCCACCGCCGACCGCGCGGCGCTCGCGGCGCTCGCCGCTGACGAGCGGGGCCGCGCGCGCATCACGCTCATGGTCGACGACGTCGCGCAGCTCGACCTCATCGACGCCGCGGCGCCCGCGCACCCGGAGCTGCGGGTCGCGATCGAGCTCGACCTCGCGCTCGTGCGCGGCCCCATCCGCTACGGCGTGCGCCGCTCGCCCGTGCGCGAGCCGGAGCAGGCGGTGGCGCTCGGGCGGGCGATCGCGCAGCGCCCGGGCTTCCGCCTCGTCGGCCTCATGGGCTACGAGTCGCAGGTCGCCGGCGTCCAGGACGCCCGCTGGCGCGGCTCCGCGCCGCCCGCGGCCGTCCGCACGATGCAGCGCCTGTCGATGCGCGACGCGATCGAGCGCCGCGGCGCCGTCGTGGCGGCGCTCGCGGAGGTCGCCGAGCTCGAGCTCGTGAACGGCGGCGGCACCGGCTCGATCGGGCGCACGGCCCGCGACCCCTCGGTCACCGAGGTCGCGGCGGGCTCGGGGCTCTACGGGCCGCACCTCTTCGACGGCTACCGCGGCATCACCCCTGCGCCGGCGCTCGGCTTCGCCCTCCCCGTCGTGCGCAGGCCCGGTCCCGGCTGCGTGACGCTCCTCGGCGGCGGCTGGGCCGCCTCGGGGCCCGCGGGCGACGACCGCTCGCCGATCGTCGCCTGGCCGACGGGCCTGCGGCTCGACGAGGAGGAGGGCGCGGGCGAGGTGCAGACGCCCGTGCGCGGCGAGGCCGCGGACGACCTCGCGCTCGGCGACCGCGTGTGGCTGCGCCACGCGAAGGCGGGCGAGCTGTGCGAGCGGGTCGACGTGCTGCACGTCGTGTCGGGCACGGAGGTGATCGGCACAGCCGCCACCTACCGCGGAGCGGGCAGGATGCTCCTGTGA
- a CDS encoding TetR/AcrR family transcriptional regulator gives MARKAATERRADIVEAGLRVIAREGMHGATVRAIVAEAEVPLATFHYVFDSRDQMIGEAYAFVGSFITDEPFAALPQDASVEDAAAGLMRAWFGRFLEHPEYELAAMEIMAYCRRTSSLAHVHAEVQERCLQALVDLLEALEQHLGVVSATPARELATLTIQFADGIQYSWLRTGDTEAALRMIERVAVPTIVAGIERRL, from the coding sequence ATGGCGCGCAAGGCGGCGACGGAGCGACGGGCCGACATCGTCGAGGCGGGCCTGCGCGTCATCGCGCGCGAGGGCATGCACGGCGCGACCGTCCGGGCCATCGTCGCCGAGGCCGAGGTGCCGCTCGCGACCTTCCACTACGTCTTCGACTCCCGCGACCAGATGATCGGCGAGGCCTACGCCTTCGTCGGCTCGTTCATCACCGACGAGCCCTTCGCGGCGCTCCCGCAGGACGCCTCGGTCGAGGACGCTGCGGCCGGGCTCATGCGCGCCTGGTTCGGTCGCTTCCTCGAGCACCCCGAGTACGAGCTCGCCGCGATGGAGATCATGGCCTACTGCCGGCGCACGTCCTCGCTCGCGCACGTGCACGCCGAGGTGCAGGAGCGCTGCCTGCAGGCGCTCGTCGACCTGCTCGAGGCGCTCGAGCAGCACCTCGGGGTGGTGTCGGCGACGCCCGCGCGCGAGCTCGCCACCCTCACGATCCAGTTCGCCGACGGCATCCAGTACTCCTGGCTGCGCACGGGCGACACCGAGGCAGCGCTGCGGATGATCGAGCGCGTCGCCGTCCCCACCATCGTCGCGGGGATCGAGCGTAGGCTCTGA